A portion of the Halobacillus ihumii genome contains these proteins:
- the ehuA gene encoding ectoine/hydroxyectoine ABC transporter ATP-binding protein EhuA codes for MSQPLVEYKDVHKSFDDVEVLKGINLTVTPGEKLALIGPSGSGKTTIIRMLMTLEKPTSGIINVDGTPLWHKEVKGELVPADEKHLRQVRGNIGMVFQHFNLFPHMTILKNCTSAPINVLGISKEEAEQRAKEMLTKVGLGDKLESYPAQLSGGQQQRVAIARAVVMRPKVMLFDEVTSALDPETVGEVLEVIKDIAKEGEMAMILVTHEMDFARDVADRIVFLEGGKIAEQGPPQQILENPESDRLQSFLERFRSTL; via the coding sequence ATGAGCCAACCACTCGTAGAATATAAAGATGTACACAAATCATTTGACGATGTTGAAGTACTTAAAGGCATTAACTTGACAGTGACCCCCGGAGAAAAGCTTGCCCTGATTGGACCAAGCGGCTCCGGGAAAACGACAATCATCCGCATGCTAATGACACTTGAGAAACCAACATCCGGCATCATCAATGTCGACGGTACTCCACTTTGGCATAAAGAAGTAAAAGGGGAACTTGTTCCAGCTGATGAGAAACACTTGCGCCAGGTAAGGGGAAACATCGGCATGGTTTTTCAACATTTTAATTTGTTTCCCCATATGACCATTTTGAAGAATTGCACGTCGGCTCCTATTAACGTGTTAGGTATTTCTAAGGAGGAAGCCGAACAACGAGCTAAAGAAATGCTCACCAAAGTTGGGCTTGGAGATAAACTTGAATCTTACCCAGCCCAATTGTCAGGAGGACAACAGCAGCGTGTAGCGATCGCCCGTGCTGTTGTTATGCGCCCGAAAGTCATGCTCTTTGACGAAGTTACTTCTGCGCTCGATCCGGAGACTGTGGGAGAAGTGCTTGAAGTCATTAAGGACATTGCCAAGGAGGGCGAAATGGCTATGATCCTTGTTACTCATGAAATGGATTTTGCACGAGATGTAGCGGATCGAATAGTTTTTCTTGAAGGAGGAAAAATTGCCGAACAAGGACCGCCTCAGCAAATATTAGAGAATCCAGAAAGTGACCGTCTACAATCCTTCCTGGAACGATTCCGCTCTACCCTATAG
- the ehuD gene encoding ectoine/hydroxyectoine ABC transporter permease subunit EhuD has protein sequence MKWNWSTVVDVFPYIFEAMWTTLGLTIICFTVSLIVGGIWTALRRIKFKPVYWLISFIIEFIRSTPPLVQLYFLFFAWPLIPYVGVTLEPFTVAILGLGVHFSTYISEIYRSGIEGVPKGQLEAATALNYTTAQKWTKIILPQAIPPVIPMLGNYLIIMFKEIPLTIVVGVAGMLTAAEVYGVNNFEYLEPYTLVAFFFLAMSYPSALFVQWLEKKLNKRYKSDNKKPNKKGVTAS, from the coding sequence ATGAAATGGAATTGGAGTACAGTTGTTGATGTTTTCCCTTACATTTTCGAAGCCATGTGGACGACTCTCGGCCTAACCATTATTTGTTTTACTGTATCGCTTATAGTAGGCGGGATATGGACAGCTCTTAGAAGAATTAAATTCAAACCAGTCTATTGGCTTATTAGTTTCATAATTGAATTTATTCGTTCTACTCCACCGCTTGTCCAGCTTTATTTTCTGTTCTTCGCATGGCCGTTAATCCCTTATGTCGGGGTAACGCTAGAGCCGTTTACTGTGGCCATTCTTGGTTTAGGTGTTCATTTCAGCACATATATTTCCGAGATTTACCGTTCTGGAATCGAAGGCGTGCCGAAAGGACAATTAGAAGCGGCAACAGCACTGAATTATACAACAGCACAAAAATGGACAAAAATCATCTTACCCCAGGCGATCCCGCCTGTCATCCCGATGCTTGGTAACTACTTGATCATAATGTTTAAAGAGATTCCTTTAACCATTGTTGTGGGTGTGGCCGGAATGCTGACTGCTGCTGAAGTGTACGGAGTCAATAACTTCGAATATTTAGAACCCTACACACTCGTTGCTTTCTTCTTCCTGGCGATGAGTTATCCATCAGCTCTATTTGTGCAATGGCTTGAGAAAAAATTAAATAAACGCTACAAATCTGACAATAAAAAACCTAATAAAAAAGGAGTGACAGCCTCATGA
- the ehuC gene encoding ectoine/hydroxyectoine ABC transporter permease subunit EhuC — protein MSNYIEIIPILLEGLNITITVLIGSAIFGYLIAFLAGFGRLSKNFLIRNFTKVYIEVFRGTSLVVQLFWFFYVLPGLLGIELSAYLIGVITIGMNYGAYMSEVVRGSILAVSSGQSEAATALNMSRFQRMRFVILPQAIRMMLPEFGNYLIQMLKATSLVSIISLADITYVGLLYRDANISEGVAVFTMLLVLYFIIALPLIGLTRWLERWASKGVATE, from the coding sequence ATTAGCAATTATATTGAGATAATTCCCATACTATTAGAAGGCTTAAATATAACGATTACTGTTCTAATAGGATCAGCTATTTTTGGCTATCTTATTGCGTTTTTAGCCGGGTTCGGACGCCTTTCTAAGAATTTTTTAATTCGAAACTTCACCAAAGTTTATATTGAAGTGTTTAGAGGGACGTCATTAGTTGTCCAGTTGTTCTGGTTTTTCTATGTTCTCCCGGGTTTATTAGGTATTGAACTGTCCGCCTATCTCATAGGAGTTATCACGATAGGAATGAATTATGGTGCCTATATGTCTGAAGTCGTCCGTGGGTCGATTTTAGCTGTTTCCTCAGGACAATCAGAAGCAGCGACTGCATTAAATATGTCTCGTTTTCAGCGAATGAGATTCGTAATCCTGCCCCAGGCCATTCGTATGATGCTCCCGGAGTTTGGAAATTACCTCATTCAAATGTTAAAAGCGACCTCACTCGTTTCTATCATATCGCTGGCCGATATTACTTATGTAGGCTTACTGTACCGCGATGCCAACATCTCTGAAGGTGTGGCAGTTTTTACAATGCTCCTTGTGCTATACTTCATCATTGCCCTTCCGCTCATCGGCTTAACACGCTGGCTTGAACGCTGGGCTTCGAAGGGAGTGGCTACTGAATGA
- the ehuB gene encoding ectoine/hydroxyectoine ABC transporter substrate-binding protein EhuB has translation MKKRVLSILMIAFSIMLLAACGSEESNGGGDGGDSALAKVKEQGYVTVGFANEAPYAYKEGDELKGVAVEIAKAAFKNMGIEEVRGEIAEWKQLIPGVKTGKFDVITAAMAIKPNRCEQIDFGMPGIKYGEGMVVEKGNPLSLTSYKDIAENSDVKVAVMSGATEVDFLKSAGVSEDQIETYPDIAATLDAVKTGRAQATTATELTVKKAMKSTGGESLEYVEDFEQPDVEGVPSYGAAGFAQDADELREAYNAELEKMRESGELAEIVNSVEFFGDNNLITEDITVEQLCKG, from the coding sequence ATGAAAAAGAGAGTACTCTCGATTCTTATGATTGCGTTTTCCATCATGCTATTAGCAGCCTGTGGATCTGAAGAATCTAATGGCGGCGGCGATGGTGGAGATTCTGCTCTCGCTAAAGTTAAAGAACAAGGTTATGTGACAGTTGGATTTGCGAACGAAGCACCTTATGCGTATAAAGAAGGAGATGAGCTAAAGGGTGTAGCTGTTGAAATCGCAAAAGCAGCATTTAAGAATATGGGAATTGAAGAAGTAAGAGGTGAAATCGCAGAATGGAAACAGCTTATTCCAGGTGTTAAAACCGGAAAATTTGACGTTATTACCGCTGCGATGGCTATTAAACCAAATCGTTGTGAACAAATTGACTTCGGTATGCCAGGAATTAAATATGGTGAAGGAATGGTTGTTGAAAAAGGAAACCCTCTTTCTTTAACTAGTTACAAAGATATTGCAGAAAACTCAGATGTGAAAGTTGCGGTTATGTCAGGAGCTACAGAGGTTGACTTTCTGAAAAGCGCAGGAGTAAGTGAAGATCAAATTGAAACATACCCTGATATTGCAGCTACTCTTGATGCTGTTAAAACTGGACGCGCTCAGGCAACTACTGCTACTGAACTAACCGTGAAAAAAGCTATGAAATCAACAGGCGGCGAATCACTTGAATATGTTGAAGATTTCGAACAGCCAGATGTAGAAGGCGTTCCAAGTTACGGTGCGGCCGGCTTCGCTCAAGATGCTGACGAACTCCGTGAAGCCTATAACGCAGAGCTCGAAAAAATGAGAGAAAGCGGTGAGCTGGCGGAGATTGTAAACTCCGTAGAATTCTTCGGCGATAATAATCTCATCACAGAAGACATAACAGTAGAACAACTTTGTAAAGGGTAA
- a CDS encoding acyl-CoA dehydrogenase family protein — protein MNTILDSFIKNERQQRLIKRAANIAKEARLHVSDSDREAVFSDETLKVIKQEGYPSFTLPAKYGGEDLSLYEFLLLQETIAVGDGSTALSMGWHLGIVMELSDDKPWKLETFERLASEIASEQKVVNRLATEAGTGSPTRGGIPETKAVKREGRYVLTGRKTFASMADHLDYYIVSAYVEDLDEVGWFLIDRHQPGLRIDKIWDTLGMRGTESDDLILDEVEVNEHDLVEIKGQSKPSPKGWLLHIPACYLGIAVAARDAAIEFAVSFQPNSLDTTISEVGHIRDKIGEMEWKLMQAHSFMYATARKWDEEPEKRMKMGTELAAVKLAVTNTANEVVDLAMRIAGGRGLSKQQPFEKLYRDVRAGLHNPPMDDAVLRMLAGKALD, from the coding sequence ATGAATACAATATTAGATTCTTTCATTAAAAATGAAAGGCAGCAGCGTTTAATTAAAAGAGCCGCGAATATAGCAAAAGAAGCTCGGTTACACGTGAGCGATTCAGACCGGGAGGCTGTTTTTTCTGATGAAACTCTGAAAGTCATCAAACAAGAGGGATATCCGTCTTTTACCTTGCCTGCCAAATATGGAGGCGAAGATCTTTCTTTGTACGAATTTCTACTATTACAGGAAACGATAGCCGTCGGTGATGGCTCAACAGCCCTGTCCATGGGGTGGCACCTTGGAATTGTGATGGAACTAAGTGATGATAAACCTTGGAAGCTGGAAACATTTGAGCGGTTAGCCTCCGAGATCGCAAGTGAACAAAAGGTTGTGAACCGTTTAGCGACGGAAGCAGGGACGGGGAGTCCAACCAGAGGTGGTATTCCGGAAACAAAGGCTGTAAAAAGAGAGGGGCGATATGTGCTCACTGGCCGTAAAACATTTGCATCAATGGCCGACCACTTGGATTATTATATTGTCTCCGCCTACGTCGAAGACCTAGATGAAGTAGGATGGTTCTTAATTGACAGGCATCAGCCTGGTCTTCGTATTGATAAAATCTGGGACACACTAGGAATGCGTGGTACGGAGAGTGACGATTTAATTCTTGATGAAGTGGAAGTGAATGAACACGATTTAGTTGAGATCAAGGGGCAAAGTAAGCCTTCTCCAAAGGGGTGGCTGCTTCATATTCCTGCATGTTATTTAGGAATCGCTGTAGCAGCTAGAGACGCGGCTATTGAGTTTGCCGTATCCTTTCAGCCAAACAGTCTTGATACGACAATTTCAGAGGTAGGGCATATCAGGGATAAAATTGGCGAGATGGAATGGAAACTCATGCAGGCACACAGCTTTATGTATGCAACGGCTAGGAAATGGGATGAAGAGCCGGAGAAACGTATGAAGATGGGTACCGAACTTGCAGCAGTAAAGCTTGCGGTGACGAATACAGCAAATGAAGTTGTTGATCTGGCTATGCGGATCGCTGGCGGGCGAGGATTATCGAAACAACAGCCATTTGAGAAGTTGTATCGAGACGTTCGTGCAGGTCTTCATAATCCACCGATGGATGATGCAGTGTTAAGGATGTTAGCAGGCAAAGCTCTTGATTAG
- a CDS encoding NAD(P)H-dependent oxidoreductase, with amino-acid sequence MKTLVINGHEYYPHSKGELNQTLFQYLIEKLRKTCEVKTTTIQEGYEVREEQEKVKWADIVIYQTPVYCYSVPALLKKYFDTVHEYGVFFKGNQSDYGTGGLLHGKRYMFSTTWNAPRSAFNNPDKFFEGRGVEEVLFHLHLIHKYTGMKPIDTFACFDVKKQPELDQYKSELDSHINRFIPEITF; translated from the coding sequence ATGAAAACTCTTGTTATTAACGGGCACGAATATTATCCCCATTCCAAAGGTGAACTCAATCAAACCCTTTTTCAATACCTGATCGAAAAATTAAGGAAAACATGCGAAGTTAAAACAACGACCATACAAGAAGGCTATGAAGTGAGAGAAGAACAAGAAAAGGTGAAGTGGGCAGATATTGTAATATACCAAACTCCGGTCTATTGTTACAGTGTTCCCGCCCTGTTGAAAAAGTATTTTGATACCGTTCATGAGTATGGAGTATTTTTCAAAGGAAATCAAAGTGATTATGGGACGGGGGGATTGCTTCATGGTAAACGGTACATGTTTTCAACAACATGGAATGCCCCGCGTTCTGCATTTAACAATCCAGACAAATTTTTTGAAGGAAGGGGTGTGGAGGAAGTTCTTTTTCATCTGCATCTAATTCATAAATATACTGGAATGAAGCCAATTGATACATTTGCTTGTTTTGACGTAAAGAAACAGCCTGAATTGGATCAGTATAAAAGTGAACTGGATTCCCATATCAATCGTTTTATTCCTGAGATAACTTTTTAA
- a CDS encoding manganese catalase family protein → MFSHVKELQYNAKPSQPDPVYAKKLQEILGGQYGEMSVMMQYLFQGWNCRAENKYKDMILDIGTEEIAHVEMIATMIAQLLDGAPAHDQEQGAKDPAVEAVLGGMNPQHAIVNGLGAQPNDAAGYPWNARYTIASGNLLADFRANLNAESQGRLQVVRLYEMTTDPGVRDMLSFLIARDKMHQNQWMAAIEELEQTQGAVVPSTFSPDHEKLDVAYSFMNFSEGEESSTGRWASGPALDGNGTFEYVQNPGANGQNPNLIPAPAYIHGTPPEDMRVMQNSGGIQPHLQ, encoded by the coding sequence ATGTTTTCACATGTAAAAGAACTTCAATATAACGCTAAACCCTCTCAGCCTGACCCGGTTTATGCAAAAAAGCTTCAAGAAATATTAGGCGGTCAGTATGGGGAAATGTCAGTAATGATGCAATACCTTTTTCAGGGGTGGAACTGTAGAGCTGAAAACAAGTATAAGGACATGATCTTAGATATTGGTACAGAGGAAATTGCCCACGTAGAGATGATTGCCACAATGATTGCCCAATTACTCGATGGAGCACCAGCACATGATCAGGAACAGGGTGCCAAAGATCCTGCAGTAGAAGCTGTACTAGGCGGGATGAACCCTCAGCATGCAATTGTAAACGGTCTTGGAGCCCAGCCGAATGATGCAGCCGGATACCCATGGAACGCACGCTATACAATTGCCAGCGGCAACTTGCTGGCAGACTTCAGAGCAAATTTAAATGCGGAGTCACAGGGGCGTCTTCAAGTTGTTCGTCTATATGAAATGACAACTGATCCTGGGGTAAGGGATATGCTTTCTTTCTTGATCGCCAGAGATAAAATGCACCAAAATCAATGGATGGCTGCTATTGAAGAATTAGAACAAACCCAGGGTGCTGTGGTCCCTAGCACATTTAGTCCGGATCACGAGAAATTAGATGTGGCTTATTCGTTTATGAACTTTTCTGAAGGAGAGGAAAGCAGTACGGGGCGTTGGGCCAGTGGTCCAGCATTGGATGGAAATGGTACATTTGAATATGTTCAGAACCCAGGGGCCAATGGTCAGAACCCGAATCTTATACCAGCCCCAGCTTATATTCATGGTACACCACCTGAAGATATGAGAGTTATGCAAAATAGCGGAGGAATACAGCCCCATCTGCAGTAA
- a CDS encoding asparagine synthase translates to MTTMREGVIPTALGSAVTTTGYVLKQKHGSNKMVANTIFGFGLAHVVLGTIDLVQHRR, encoded by the coding sequence ATGACTACTATGCGTGAAGGTGTAATTCCAACTGCATTAGGTTCAGCTGTTACGACCACTGGTTATGTCTTGAAGCAGAAACACGGTTCAAATAAAATGGTTGCCAACACTATTTTTGGCTTCGGATTAGCCCATGTAGTATTAGGTACCATCGATCTTGTTCAACATCGCCGCTAG
- a CDS encoding GNAT family N-acetyltransferase — translation MEIKQVMPEDAGKLVGLIKEVETESRYMLYEAGERKTTKEQMHSRIVGMEKAGNSIIFAAHENDRFIGYIMAINSSARRQQHSVHLVIGILSTNRGKGVGNELFKTMEQWALGQSLHRLELTVVVNNEAGVGLYTKRGFEVEGRKRNSLFIDGEFVDEYYMAKLL, via the coding sequence ATGGAGATTAAACAAGTTATGCCTGAAGATGCGGGGAAGTTAGTGGGATTAATTAAAGAGGTTGAAACAGAATCACGGTATATGCTGTATGAAGCAGGTGAAAGAAAGACTACGAAGGAACAAATGCATTCTCGAATAGTGGGGATGGAGAAGGCAGGAAATTCAATTATTTTTGCTGCCCATGAAAATGATCGGTTTATAGGGTATATCATGGCCATAAATAGCTCTGCCAGACGACAGCAGCATTCGGTTCACTTGGTCATTGGAATTTTAAGTACAAATAGAGGCAAAGGTGTAGGAAATGAGCTTTTCAAAACAATGGAGCAATGGGCGCTTGGACAAAGTCTTCACAGGCTGGAATTGACAGTTGTGGTCAATAATGAGGCGGGGGTGGGCTTATATACAAAGAGGGGATTTGAAGTAGAAGGGAGGAAACGAAACTCTTTGTTTATTGACGGGGAATTTGTGGATGAGTATTACATGGCTAAGCTTTTATGA
- a CDS encoding type 1 glutamine amidotransferase domain-containing protein: MRLQGKKVIQLVSKDFEDLELWYPLLRLQEEGATVHLVGEKAGEVYPGKYGVPAASDYAFDEIDPANYDGILVPGGWSPDKLRRYDSVLNMVRHMNEHHKPIGEICHAGWVLISAGILEGRQVTSTPGIKDDMINAGATWYDEAVVKDGHIISARRPPDLPPYAKAFADLLAES, from the coding sequence ATGCGCTTACAAGGAAAAAAAGTTATTCAACTCGTAAGTAAAGACTTCGAAGATTTAGAACTATGGTATCCATTGCTGCGCTTGCAGGAAGAAGGAGCAACGGTACATCTAGTTGGCGAGAAAGCAGGCGAAGTGTACCCGGGAAAGTATGGGGTGCCCGCAGCTTCTGACTATGCCTTTGATGAGATTGATCCGGCAAACTACGATGGCATTCTTGTTCCGGGCGGGTGGTCACCTGATAAACTGCGCCGTTATGACAGTGTGCTTAACATGGTACGTCATATGAATGAACATCACAAACCGATCGGTGAAATATGCCATGCCGGCTGGGTACTGATTTCGGCTGGTATTTTAGAAGGACGCCAAGTTACCAGCACGCCTGGCATTAAAGATGATATGATCAATGCTGGAGCAACATGGTACGATGAGGCTGTTGTCAAAGATGGCCATATTATCTCTGCGCGCCGTCCTCCGGATCTTCCGCCATACGCAAAAGCTTTCGCTGATTTATTAGCTGAATCCTAG
- a CDS encoding DUF1002 domain-containing protein: MKKQSLLLLAFIMIVSFIIPKGVFASTGSEGINEKLGLPIVVYGEALTQSQKSKVSELLEVNQHEQVDEFTVTGQDIANYIGGNPNSNMYSSVKIIHQDNGTGLNIEIVTPDHITEVTKEMYANALLTAGVENADVFVASSVKVSGHSALTGIYKAYDAKGVQLDKERMEVASEELDVATSISKESGVDQAQVSKLLTEIKKAIAEQNPATKEEVEQIVQDQLQNLNIELSPEDRQRLVDLFEQMRDLNINFDQVKDQLDELAGGIQDLVNDEGFWNSLTSAVRNFFQSLADFIRSVVS, encoded by the coding sequence ATGAAGAAGCAAAGTCTGTTGCTCTTAGCATTCATTATGATCGTTAGTTTTATAATCCCAAAAGGAGTGTTCGCTTCTACAGGGAGTGAAGGAATAAATGAAAAGCTGGGATTGCCGATCGTAGTTTATGGTGAAGCCCTGACGCAGTCGCAGAAAAGCAAAGTGTCTGAGCTGCTTGAGGTAAATCAACATGAACAAGTGGACGAGTTTACCGTTACAGGTCAGGATATTGCAAACTATATTGGAGGAAACCCGAATTCAAATATGTACTCCTCCGTTAAAATTATACACCAGGATAATGGCACAGGGCTAAATATTGAGATCGTAACACCAGATCATATCACAGAAGTAACGAAGGAAATGTACGCAAATGCTCTATTGACAGCTGGTGTAGAGAATGCAGATGTATTCGTCGCTTCTTCTGTAAAAGTTAGCGGACATTCTGCTTTAACAGGTATTTACAAAGCTTACGATGCTAAAGGAGTTCAACTCGATAAGGAACGCATGGAAGTGGCCAGCGAAGAGCTGGATGTAGCGACTTCTATCAGTAAAGAATCAGGAGTTGACCAAGCGCAAGTCAGTAAATTGTTGACGGAAATTAAAAAAGCGATCGCTGAACAAAATCCTGCTACTAAAGAAGAGGTAGAACAAATTGTGCAGGATCAGCTGCAGAATTTAAATATTGAATTAAGTCCTGAGGACCGCCAACGACTCGTTGATCTCTTTGAACAAATGCGTGATTTGAATATAAACTTTGATCAAGTGAAGGACCAGCTTGATGAACTAGCAGGCGGTATTCAAGACTTAGTGAATGATGAGGGATTCTGGAACAGCCTCACATCAGCTGTACGGAACTTCTTCCAATCATTAGCTGATTTCATTCGCTCAGTTGTAAGTTAA
- a CDS encoding tetratricopeptide repeat protein has product MDIGRRISIYRKLHNMTLQQLGGEHLSTAHLSKIENGHRRPGVNTLQVISKALGMPEAFFTKYEAEDHEVRHVLNQLQLFIITDLDRAGPLIEAIDENYYEYLYHVNQEMYFLLLKCSYYCKSRMAKKAKMLYDRYIQAYLHKYALEDLPPYVRNAYHYCQGIRTYQQADFLTSLRHYQDFSLAKSPLPIKAALTYNRAVLSNALEDYQMAIDYCKEVRTYYESLNQTEDVGMILNLLGVIYLNQKQFEEAMKFLDQAQELSEQDENRYLLAQILHNKGVVMRNFGQNKKACSFLERALKLKELEGETANKQISYHSLCKSYLQEGDLPQAQSIFNTAKDEISDEADHYYLLESFLDYYRQTGDQVRYEQGLESCIAYFEKGTDKEPLETLYQKLGDHFYELGKYKRAADYYLAHIKTTSDLPIIG; this is encoded by the coding sequence ATGGATATTGGCAGGAGAATTTCCATCTATCGTAAGTTACATAATATGACCTTGCAGCAGCTTGGCGGAGAACATCTATCTACGGCCCATCTTAGTAAAATAGAAAATGGCCACCGACGGCCAGGTGTTAACACTTTACAGGTCATTTCTAAAGCATTGGGCATGCCGGAGGCCTTTTTCACTAAATATGAAGCGGAAGACCATGAAGTACGCCACGTCCTCAACCAGTTACAATTGTTTATTATTACCGATTTAGACAGGGCAGGTCCCCTTATTGAAGCCATAGATGAGAATTATTATGAATATTTATACCATGTTAATCAGGAAATGTACTTTCTTTTATTAAAATGCAGCTATTATTGCAAATCACGTATGGCCAAGAAGGCCAAGATGCTTTACGACCGGTATATTCAAGCCTATCTTCACAAATATGCGCTTGAGGATTTACCTCCTTATGTGAGAAATGCCTATCATTACTGTCAGGGTATCAGAACCTATCAGCAAGCTGATTTCCTAACCAGTTTGCGTCATTATCAGGACTTTTCCCTTGCCAAAAGTCCCCTTCCTATAAAGGCTGCTCTTACTTATAATCGGGCCGTTTTATCAAATGCTCTCGAGGACTACCAGATGGCGATAGATTATTGTAAAGAAGTGCGAACCTATTATGAAAGTCTTAATCAAACAGAAGATGTGGGCATGATTTTGAACCTGCTTGGGGTTATCTATCTCAATCAAAAACAATTTGAGGAGGCCATGAAATTTCTAGACCAAGCCCAGGAGCTGTCTGAGCAAGACGAGAACCGCTATCTCCTTGCACAGATTCTTCATAATAAAGGAGTGGTGATGAGGAATTTTGGGCAAAACAAAAAAGCCTGTTCCTTCCTAGAACGCGCCCTTAAACTGAAGGAACTAGAAGGAGAGACTGCAAATAAACAAATTTCTTATCATTCCTTATGTAAGTCTTATTTACAAGAAGGAGATTTGCCGCAAGCTCAAAGTATTTTTAATACAGCAAAAGATGAGATTAGTGATGAGGCTGACCACTACTATCTTCTCGAGTCCTTTCTTGATTACTATCGACAAACAGGAGATCAAGTCCGCTACGAGCAAGGATTAGAAAGCTGTATTGCTTACTTTGAAAAAGGAACAGATAAAGAACCGCTAGAAACACTCTATCAAAAACTTGGCGATCACTTCTATGAGTTAGGAAAATACAAGCGAGCCGCCGACTATTACCTCGCCCACATAAAAACCACCTCTGATCTTCCAATTATTGGATGA
- a CDS encoding sigma-70 family RNA polymerase sigma factor: MINDKEIVLTEVMNHEYSTLLRTAQSYVKDVMIAEDMVQEAFLKAYEKFDSFQQGNSLRAWVFRIMINQCKDYLRSYTYRKVSPWEDQWLHVVQADQQNPLAVMVEKEDNEMIHEAIGLLQPDYHEAVELYYFKELSVKQMSSALHMNENTLKTRMKRARDHLGKCLNAHKEKVYSA; this comes from the coding sequence ATGATAAATGATAAAGAGATCGTGCTGACAGAAGTCATGAACCATGAATATTCAACATTACTGCGTACGGCACAGTCCTATGTAAAAGATGTGATGATAGCTGAGGATATGGTTCAGGAGGCATTCTTGAAAGCATATGAAAAATTCGATTCTTTTCAGCAGGGAAATAGTCTTCGGGCCTGGGTATTTAGAATAATGATCAATCAATGCAAAGATTATCTTCGCAGCTACACTTATCGAAAGGTTTCCCCTTGGGAGGACCAATGGCTGCATGTTGTACAGGCGGACCAGCAGAATCCGCTGGCGGTCATGGTGGAAAAAGAAGATAATGAGATGATTCATGAAGCAATCGGGTTATTGCAGCCAGACTATCATGAAGCAGTAGAGCTTTACTATTTTAAAGAATTATCTGTTAAACAAATGTCCTCAGCCCTTCATATGAATGAGAACACGCTAAAGACACGGATGAAAAGGGCCCGTGATCATCTAGGGAAGTGCTTGAATGCTCATAAAGAAAAAGTTTATTCTGCCTGA
- a CDS encoding SCO family protein, with protein MNHKRLIIPILLVIVALILASCGTKELKEPLNWEIGSIQGTTQNKGEFSIDEMEGKVWLADFIFTSCTTVCPPMTRNMAKIQDMLKEEGIEAEIVSFSVDPKVDTPEKLKEFASAQGADFSNWTFVTGYTQDKIESFAKESFHTIADKPEGADQVAHGSQFFLVNQEGKVVKYYRGASDVPFGQIVEDVKIVAN; from the coding sequence ATGAATCATAAACGTTTAATTATACCTATATTACTTGTTATCGTTGCCCTTATATTAGCCAGTTGCGGTACCAAAGAGCTAAAAGAGCCGCTAAATTGGGAAATTGGCAGTATCCAGGGCACCACCCAGAATAAAGGAGAATTTTCGATTGATGAAATGGAAGGAAAAGTGTGGCTCGCTGATTTTATCTTCACTTCCTGTACGACAGTTTGCCCGCCTATGACCAGGAATATGGCTAAAATCCAAGATATGCTTAAAGAAGAAGGGATCGAAGCTGAAATCGTATCATTCAGTGTCGACCCTAAAGTAGACACGCCGGAAAAGCTGAAAGAATTCGCTTCTGCTCAAGGAGCTGATTTTAGCAATTGGACATTTGTTACAGGTTACACGCAAGATAAAATCGAATCATTTGCTAAAGAAAGCTTCCATACAATCGCTGATAAGCCGGAAGGTGCTGATCAAGTGGCTCACGGATCCCAGTTTTTTTTAGTTAATCAAGAGGGGAAAGTTGTAAAGTATTATCGAGGCGCAAGTGATGTACCGTTTGGGCAAATTGTTGAAGACGTCAAGATTGTCGCTAACTAG